One segment of Manihot esculenta cultivar AM560-2 chromosome 4, M.esculenta_v8, whole genome shotgun sequence DNA contains the following:
- the LOC110614033 gene encoding dormancy-associated protein homolog 4, translating into MGFLHKLWDETLAGPAPDSGLGKLRKYDSFSASTTRSAPAVVPHQEMAITRSITILRTHSNFKNLSVDPGSAPDSPATPTTPGTPLSPGTPSEEFKRLTRRKSSADALYRAEPRRF; encoded by the exons ATGGGATTTCTCCATAAGCTTTGGGACGAAACGCTTGCAGGGCCTGCCCCCGATTCAGGGCTCGGCAAACTGCGTAAGTATGATTCTTTCTCTGCTTCCACAACAAGATCTGCTCCTGCTGTTGTTCCTCATCAGGAAATGGCTATCACTCGAAGCATTACTATTCTTAGAACTCATTCCAATTTCAAGAACCTTTCTGTGGATCCTGGTTCGGCTCCTGATTCTCCTGCTACCCCTACCACTCCTGGGACTCCATTGTCAC CTGGGACACCAAGCGAGGAATTCAAGAGATTGACGAGGAGAAAATCGTCTGCTGATGCACTATATCGTGCTGAGCCCAGAA GATTTTGA
- the LOC110613943 gene encoding dnaJ homolog subfamily B member 7 isoform X2, with product MANGEDKSKSKDFYEVLGLNKGCTTSELKNAYKNLALRWHPDRCSASGNSKFVEEAKQNFQAIQQAYSVLSDSNKRFLYDVGAYDNDEDDNENGKTLEDLQDLFEEIFQEDIGSFGGSCQAAASTTTMSSSTSSSYASYSESSSFNYTSTSSVMNFGEFNDVEDSLGFGSHFQKFCLGVEHQQNFKKGKGARGRGIQGGAGGRSRKKHGRKQNIPSSGLDVSSEDHGISTL from the exons ATGGCAAATGGGGAAGATAAAAGCAAAAGCAAAGACTTCTATGAAGTTTTGGGGTTGAATAAAGGATGCACTACATCAGAGCTCAAGAATGCTTATAAGAATCTGGCACTG AGATGGCACCCAGATCGCTGTTCAGCTTCAGGGAATTCAAAGTTTGTGGAAGAAGCCAAACAGAATTTTCAGGCaatacaacaagcatactctg ttctctctgactccaACAAGAGGTTTCTGTACGATGTAGGTGCTTATGACAATGATGAAGACGATAAT GAAAATGGGAAAACTCTTGAGGATTTACAAGACTTATTTGAAGAAATTTTTCAAGAGGATATTGGGTCATTTGGAGGAAGCTGTCAAGCTGCTGCTAGCACTACTACTATGTCTTCTTCTACCTCTTCTTCCTATGCATCTTACAGTGAAAGTTCCAGTTTCAATTACACAAGTACTTCCTCAGTTATGAACTTCGGGGAGTTCAATGATGTGGAGGATTCTCTTGGCTTTGGGTCTCATTTTCAGAAATTCTGTTTAGGG GTGGAACACCAACAAAATTTCAAGAAGGGGAAGGGAGCAAGAGGAAGAGGAATTCAAGGAGGAGCAGGAGGTAGAAGCAGAAAGAAACATGGCAGGAAACAAAATATTCCTTCATCTGGGCTTGATGTGTCCTCTGAAGACCATGGAATTTCTACTTTATGA
- the LOC110613943 gene encoding dnaJ homolog subfamily B member 6 isoform X1, which yields MANGEDKSKSKDFYEVLGLNKGCTTSELKNAYKNLALRWHPDRCSASGNSKFVEEAKQNFQAIQQAYSVLSDSNKRFLYDVGAYDNDEDDNGMGDFFSEMASMISQTKPNENGKTLEDLQDLFEEIFQEDIGSFGGSCQAAASTTTMSSSTSSSYASYSESSSFNYTSTSSVMNFGEFNDVEDSLGFGSHFQKFCLGVEHQQNFKKGKGARGRGIQGGAGGRSRKKHGRKQNIPSSGLDVSSEDHGISTL from the exons ATGGCAAATGGGGAAGATAAAAGCAAAAGCAAAGACTTCTATGAAGTTTTGGGGTTGAATAAAGGATGCACTACATCAGAGCTCAAGAATGCTTATAAGAATCTGGCACTG AGATGGCACCCAGATCGCTGTTCAGCTTCAGGGAATTCAAAGTTTGTGGAAGAAGCCAAACAGAATTTTCAGGCaatacaacaagcatactctg ttctctctgactccaACAAGAGGTTTCTGTACGATGTAGGTGCTTATGACAATGATGAAGACGATAAT GGGATGGGTGATTTTTTTAGTGAAATGGCAAGCATGATAAGCCAAACAAAGCCTAAT GAAAATGGGAAAACTCTTGAGGATTTACAAGACTTATTTGAAGAAATTTTTCAAGAGGATATTGGGTCATTTGGAGGAAGCTGTCAAGCTGCTGCTAGCACTACTACTATGTCTTCTTCTACCTCTTCTTCCTATGCATCTTACAGTGAAAGTTCCAGTTTCAATTACACAAGTACTTCCTCAGTTATGAACTTCGGGGAGTTCAATGATGTGGAGGATTCTCTTGGCTTTGGGTCTCATTTTCAGAAATTCTGTTTAGGG GTGGAACACCAACAAAATTTCAAGAAGGGGAAGGGAGCAAGAGGAAGAGGAATTCAAGGAGGAGCAGGAGGTAGAAGCAGAAAGAAACATGGCAGGAAACAAAATATTCCTTCATCTGGGCTTGATGTGTCCTCTGAAGACCATGGAATTTCTACTTTATGA
- the LOC110613943 gene encoding dnaJ homolog subfamily B member 6 isoform X3, whose amino-acid sequence MANGEDKSKSKDFYEVLGLNKGCTTSELKNAYKNLALRWHPDRCSASGNSKFVEEAKQNFQAIQQAYSVLSDSNKRFLYDVGAYDNDEDDNGMGDFFSEMASMISQTKPNENGKTLEDLQDLFEEIFQEDIGSFGGSCQAAASTTTMSSSTSSSYASYSESSSFNYTSTSSVMNFGEFNDVEDSLGFGSHFQKFCLGTGGTPTKFQEGEGSKRKRNSRRSRR is encoded by the exons ATGGCAAATGGGGAAGATAAAAGCAAAAGCAAAGACTTCTATGAAGTTTTGGGGTTGAATAAAGGATGCACTACATCAGAGCTCAAGAATGCTTATAAGAATCTGGCACTG AGATGGCACCCAGATCGCTGTTCAGCTTCAGGGAATTCAAAGTTTGTGGAAGAAGCCAAACAGAATTTTCAGGCaatacaacaagcatactctg ttctctctgactccaACAAGAGGTTTCTGTACGATGTAGGTGCTTATGACAATGATGAAGACGATAAT GGGATGGGTGATTTTTTTAGTGAAATGGCAAGCATGATAAGCCAAACAAAGCCTAAT GAAAATGGGAAAACTCTTGAGGATTTACAAGACTTATTTGAAGAAATTTTTCAAGAGGATATTGGGTCATTTGGAGGAAGCTGTCAAGCTGCTGCTAGCACTACTACTATGTCTTCTTCTACCTCTTCTTCCTATGCATCTTACAGTGAAAGTTCCAGTTTCAATTACACAAGTACTTCCTCAGTTATGAACTTCGGGGAGTTCAATGATGTGGAGGATTCTCTTGGCTTTGGGTCTCATTTTCAGAAATTCTGTTTAGGG ACAGGTGGAACACCAACAAAATTTCAAGAAGGGGAAGGGAGCAAGAGGAAGAGGAATTCAAGGAGGAGCAGGAGGTAG